One genomic segment of Alosa sapidissima isolate fAloSap1 chromosome 13, fAloSap1.pri, whole genome shotgun sequence includes these proteins:
- the LOC121680767 gene encoding major intrinsically disordered NOTCH2-binding receptor 1-like translates to MNNMDISALPNNNHPGKFLQLDVGMLPVTHGMFQINAVLTGQQWQNRVYSEVKRNLSVQRSSPEGSPVLMDSVLRKHVTAITMTPKIKTNPLYSDMIIGIEDNPKSKPSWTIQEYDRQTIHGNLGDYSKEDPGELNFWLEELYTPGYDSLLRKKQAELTRKKICKVLTSVFVSVCVIIVVITVPIVVSRNKD, encoded by the exons ATGAACAACATGGACATCTCGGCTCTCCCCAATAACAACCACCCAGGGAAGTTCTTGCAGCTGGACGTGGGGATGTTGCCCGTGACTCATGGAATGTTCCAGATCAACGCGGTGCTGACCGGTCAGCAGTGGCAAAACAGAGTCTACTCAGAGGTAAA AAGAAATCTGAGTGTGCAGAGGTCATCACCGGAGGGCAGTCCTGTGTTGATGGACTCGGTCCTCCGCAAGCACGTCACGGCAATCACCATGACGCCAAAGATCAAGACAAACCCCCTATACTCAGACATGATCATCGGCATTGAAGACAACCCAAAGTCGAAGCCCTCCTGGACCATTCAGGAGTACGACAGGCAAACCATACATGGAAATTTAGGAGACTATTCAAAG GAGGACCCGGGAGAGCTCAATTTTTGGCTAGAAGAGCTTTACACCCCGGGGTATGACTCCCTTTTGAGGAAGAAACAGGCTGAACTCACAAGGAAAAAGATCTGCAAAGTATTAACctctgtttttgtgtctgtgtgtgtcataatTGTCGTCATCACAGTGCCAATTGTCGTGTCACGAAATAAAGATTGA